The Psychromonas sp. MME1 genome window below encodes:
- the nrdG gene encoding anaerobic ribonucleoside-triphosphate reductase-activating protein has translation MNYSKYYPLDVLNGEGTRCTLFVSGCIHHCKGCYNQSTLSPDAGELFTEQLADQIIQDLNDTRIKRAGLTLSGGDPLHPANIEQVLALIKRVKNECVDKNIWLWTGYTLAELNPQQQEIIALIDVLVDGKFIKELADPNLQWRGSSNQVVHRFEKV, from the coding sequence ATGAATTACAGTAAATATTATCCGCTTGATGTACTCAATGGTGAAGGTACGCGTTGTACACTATTTGTCTCTGGGTGTATTCATCACTGTAAAGGTTGTTATAATCAGTCAACCCTCTCGCCCGACGCTGGGGAGTTGTTTACCGAGCAGTTGGCTGATCAGATAATTCAAGACCTTAATGACACACGCATAAAAAGAGCGGGGTTAACCCTCTCCGGTGGTGATCCTCTGCATCCAGCAAATATCGAACAGGTTTTGGCATTGATTAAGCGTGTTAAAAATGAGTGTGTCGATAAAAATATATGGCTATGGACTGGCTATACATTAGCGGAACTTAATCCACAACAGCAAGAAATTATTGCGCTGATTGATGTGCTGGTAGATGGTAAGTTTATTAAGGAGCTTGCCGATCCAAACTTGCAGTGGCGAGGCAGTAGTAATCAAGTCGTACATCGCTTTGAGAAAGTATAA
- a CDS encoding methyl-accepting chemotaxis protein, giving the protein MKISNLKIKHRINMITFVALASFIISVIINNMTTANNAARLNALQNQLYPVLNLATINEGLLIQLDQIIQSTVTTGEEENLQTVKKMVDQISTNLDQIGQLLPEKTNTMQQVKKDVVTYHKNAELLVSAFLADDVDFNAIKAQAASNAERYQSLVKNFASNLREFQDLFTQSIEITNTESDSAQMSMMIIAVIATLLMILVGFLVNRSITSTLSSVTMSLQNISEGEGDLRSRIQYDGKDEIAELVRWFNQFVSKLQSSIADTKNTTDSLSEVSNTLLKGTKNSELSVNEQNIAIEKISHAMNEMFISVTHIAEYAANASNEANEAHKEAQNGSVVVNEAVATIKQLAGEVQTTAAVVNKLDAFTNNVNDILDTIRGIADQTNLLALNAAIEAARAGEQGRGFAVVADEVRTLASRTQASTQEIQQVLQELRTSSKQAVQAMQHGVITANDGVESTMRAGTALTSINMKVSAISEVNEQIAAATEEQNNTSVLIQKYVADIQSNSQKVQTTTKDMGGISFDIQNVSQQLQIITNQFKV; this is encoded by the coding sequence ATGAAAATTTCAAATTTAAAAATTAAACACCGTATTAACATGATAACGTTTGTTGCATTAGCCTCCTTTATCATTTCAGTCATTATTAATAACATGACTACTGCAAATAATGCAGCTAGGTTAAACGCTCTGCAAAATCAACTTTATCCGGTGCTCAATCTTGCGACGATCAATGAAGGGTTACTCATTCAATTAGATCAGATTATTCAGTCAACGGTAACGACGGGTGAAGAAGAAAATTTACAAACCGTAAAAAAAATGGTCGATCAGATTAGTACTAACTTAGATCAAATTGGTCAGTTATTGCCAGAAAAAACCAATACCATGCAGCAAGTAAAAAAAGACGTAGTAACTTACCATAAAAATGCAGAATTATTAGTTAGTGCTTTTTTAGCTGATGACGTGGATTTTAATGCGATTAAAGCACAAGCAGCTAGTAATGCAGAGCGCTACCAGAGTTTGGTTAAAAACTTTGCGAGTAATCTAAGAGAGTTTCAAGACCTTTTTACTCAAAGTATTGAAATTACCAATACTGAATCTGATAGTGCGCAAATGTCCATGATGATAATTGCTGTTATCGCTACGTTATTAATGATTTTAGTGGGATTTTTAGTTAATCGCTCAATTACCTCTACACTGTCAAGTGTCACTATGTCATTACAAAATATATCCGAAGGTGAGGGTGATTTACGTTCGCGTATTCAGTATGACGGTAAAGATGAAATAGCTGAATTAGTGCGTTGGTTTAATCAGTTTGTATCAAAATTGCAATCTTCAATCGCCGATACTAAAAATACGACTGATAGCCTTAGTGAGGTATCAAATACCTTATTAAAGGGGACAAAAAATAGTGAGTTGAGCGTAAATGAGCAAAATATCGCTATTGAAAAAATATCGCATGCGATGAATGAAATGTTTATTAGTGTTACGCATATCGCGGAGTACGCCGCCAATGCTTCTAATGAGGCGAATGAGGCCCATAAAGAAGCACAAAATGGCTCCGTAGTGGTTAATGAAGCGGTGGCTACAATTAAGCAACTCGCAGGTGAAGTACAAACTACCGCTGCAGTCGTCAATAAACTCGATGCTTTTACGAACAATGTTAATGATATTTTAGACACTATCAGAGGCATTGCGGATCAAACTAATCTGCTTGCATTAAACGCCGCAATTGAAGCTGCTAGAGCGGGTGAACAGGGGCGCGGTTTTGCTGTCGTTGCTGATGAGGTGAGAACATTGGCTTCTCGTACTCAAGCGTCGACTCAAGAGATTCAGCAGGTGTTACAGGAACTTAGAACATCATCGAAGCAAGCTGTTCAAGCCATGCAGCATGGTGTGATAACTGCAAATGATGGCGTTGAATCAACGATGCGAGCAGGAACAGCATTAACCAGCATTAACATGAAAGTCAGTGCGATAAGCGAAGTTAACGAACAGATTGCAGCTGCCACTGAAGAGCAAAATAATACCTCTGTGTTAATTCAAAAATATGTTGCTGACATTCAATCTAATTCACAAAAAGTACAAACAACCACTAAAGATATGGGAGGGATTAGTTTCGATATTCAAAATGTAAGTCAACAGCTACAAATTATCACCAATCAATTTAAAGTATAA
- a CDS encoding phosphate ABC transporter substrate-binding protein — protein MKQLLLVLTLVFGVVFSVSAGVVVIGNPAASDISLGEAKKLFLGKGDTSLVIYELDEGDATRTEFHSVVTGKSESQLKAFWSKQVFTGKGNPPATVSSASAMKAAVAANPNAIGYIDEADLDSSVKVILKP, from the coding sequence ATGAAACAATTATTATTAGTATTAACGCTCGTATTTGGCGTTGTTTTCTCTGTTTCAGCAGGGGTGGTGGTTATAGGTAATCCAGCCGCGAGTGATATATCATTAGGTGAAGCCAAAAAATTGTTCTTAGGAAAAGGGGATACTTCACTGGTGATTTATGAACTAGATGAAGGTGATGCAACTCGTACTGAATTCCACTCTGTGGTAACGGGGAAATCAGAGTCTCAGTTAAAAGCCTTCTGGTCGAAGCAAGTTTTTACCGGTAAGGGAAATCCGCCTGCAACGGTCTCATCAGCGTCTGCGATGAAAGCGGCTGTCGCTGCAAATCCTAATGCGATAGGTTATATTGATGAGGCTGATCTTGATAGTTCAGTTAAGGTTATTTTAAAGCCTTAG